The following coding sequences lie in one Canis lupus familiaris isolate Mischka breed German Shepherd chromosome 34, alternate assembly UU_Cfam_GSD_1.0, whole genome shotgun sequence genomic window:
- the GOLIM4 gene encoding Golgi integral membrane protein 4 isoform X2 — MGNGMCSRKQKRIFQTLLLLTVVFGFLYGAMLYYELQTQLRKAEAVALKYQQHQESLSAQLQVVYEHRSRLEKSLQKERLEHKKAKEDFLVYKLEAQETLNKGRQDSNSRYSALNVQHQMLKSQHEELKKQHSDLEEEHRRQGEDFSRTFNDHKQKYLQLQQEKEQELSKLKETVYNLREENRQLRKAHQDMHTQLQDVKQQHKNLLSEHEQLVVTLEDHKSALAAAQTQVAEYKQLKDTLNRIPSLRKPEPAEQPNVTQVTHSPRGDNTARENTAGEPREVSRNSDAWQTHEAVPRRTEESKLYPPTQKEADFQAPADLNQHDAEPREPEERQVEEEHRKALEEEAMEQVGQAEHLEEEHDPSPEEQDREWKEQHREWKEQHEAREEANLLGGHAPAEVRPSAGPATRLRPASEEQLEQRPREQQEAGRQQRLQGHAWRQRQQQLLAGAARQRQAGPEDGRPRPPEQLRQQARYDAMDHDIVQGAEDQGIQEEEGAYERDNHHQDEAEDDPENGREPQDHGPHEADPESEADRAAVEDINPADDPNNQGEDEFEEAEQVREENLPDENEEPKQSSQKQENGEMEEHLVMAGNPDQQEDNVDEQYQEEGEEEAQEDLTEEKKRELEHNAEETYGENEENADEKNNDGEEQEVRDDNRPKGREEPYEEEEEEEEDGVGAAEKSQRRAEM, encoded by the exons ttgtgTATGAACACAGATCAAGATTAGAGAAATCCTTGCAAAAGGAAAGACTTGAacataaaaaagcaaaggaag attttcttgTTTATAAGTTAGAAGCACAAGAAACACTAAATAAAGGAAGG CAAGATTCCAATAGTAGATACAGTGCGTTGAACGTGCAGCATCAGATGTTGAAA AGTCAACACGAAGAGCTGAAGAAGCAGCACAGCGACTTGGAGGAAGAGCACCGCAGACAAGGAGAAGACTTCAGTAGGACATTTAATGACCATAAGCAGAAATACCTGCAGCTACAGcaggagaaagaacaagaactTTCTAAGCTAAAAG AAACCGTGTACAAtttgagagaagaaaacagacaactAAGGAAAGCACACCAAGACATGCACACACAGCTTCAAGACGTCAAG CAACAGCATAAGAATTTACTCTCGGAGCATGAACAGCTTGTAGTGACTTTGGAAGACCACAAGAGTGCACTAGCGGCTGCACAG ACGCAAGTTGCAGAGTATAAACAGTTGAAAGATACTCTGAATCGGATTCCAAGCCTTCGAAAGCCAGAACCAGCAGAGCAGCCGAATGTGACCCAGGTGACACATTCTCCACGAGGCGACAACACAGCCAGGGAGAACACAGCCGGAGAGCCACGGGAG GTGTCTCGAAATAGTGATGCGTGGCAGACACATGAAGCAGTTCCCAGGAGAACAGAAGAATCAAAACTTTACCCTCCCACCCAGAAGGAGGCAGACTTTCAGGCTCCAGCAGATCTGAACCAGCACGACGCGGAACCCCGAGAACCCGAGGAGCGGCAGGTGGAAGAGGAGCACAGAAAGGCCCTGGAAGAGGAAGCGATGGAGCAGGTCGGGCAGGCTGAGCATCTGGAGGAGGAACACGATCCATCTCCAGAGGAGCAGGATCGGGAATGGAAGGAACAGCATCGGGAATGGAAGGAACAGCATGAAGCCAGAGAAGAAGCCAACCTTCTAGGGGGTCACGCTCCGGCTGAG GTGCGTCCTTCGGCCGGGCCGGCCACCAGACTCCGACCGGCGTCCGAGGAGCAGCTGGAGCAGCGGccgagggagcagcaggaggccGGGCGCCAGCAGAGGCTGCAGGGCCACGCGTGgaggcagcggcagcagcagctcctggcCGGGGCGGCCCGGCAGAGGCAGGCGGGCCCCGAGGACGGGCGGCCGCGGCCCCCCGAGCAGCTCCG GCAGCAAGCTCGCTACGATGCTATGGATCATGATATCGTCCAGGGCGCGGAGGACCAGGGCAtccaagaagaggaaggag CCTATGAGAGGGACAACCATCACCAAGATGAAGCAGAGGACGACCCAGAGAATGGACGTGAGCCTCAAGATCACGGGCCCCACGAAGCCGATCCGGAGTCTGAGGCAGAT AGGGCAGCTGTAGAGGATATAAACCCAGCAGATGACCCCAATAATCAAGGCGAAGATGAATTTGAGGAAGCTGAGCAAGTGAGAGAAGAAAATTTGCCAGATGAAAATGAAGAACCAAAGCAAAGCAGTCAAAAGCAAGAGAACGGAGAAATGGAGGAGCATTTAGTG ATGGCAGGAAACCCAGACCAGCAGGAGGATAATGTTGATGAGCAGtaccaggaagagggagaagaggag GCTCAGGAAGATTtgactgaagagaaaaaaagggaattgGAGCATAATGCTGAAGAGACCTatggggaaaatgaggaaaaC GCTGATGAAAAAAACAACGATGGCGAAGAACAAGAAGTTCGAGATGACAACCGCCCCAAAGGCCGAGAGGAACCctatgaggaggaggaggaggaagaagaagatgggGTTGGGGCTGCAGAGAAATCACAGCGAAGAGCGGAAATGTAG
- the GOLIM4 gene encoding Golgi integral membrane protein 4 isoform X3, which translates to MGNGMCSRKQKRIFQTLLLLTVVFGFLYGAMLYYELQTQLRKAEAVALKYQQHQESLSAQLQVVYEHRSRLEKSLQKERLEHKKAKEDFLVYKLEAQETLNKGRQDSNSRYSALNVQHQMLKSQHEELKKQHSDLEEEHRRQGEDFSRTFNDHKQKYLQLQQEKEQELSKLKETVYNLREENRQLRKAHQDMHTQLQDVKTQVAEYKQLKDTLNRIPSLRKPEPAEQPNVTQVTHSPRGDNTARENTAGEPREVSRNSDAWQTHEAVPRRTEESKLYPPTQKEADFQAPADLNQHDAEPREPEERQVEEEHRKALEEEAMEQVGQAEHLEEEHDPSPEEQDREWKEQHREWKEQHEAREEANLLGGHAPAEVRPSAGPATRLRPASEEQLEQRPREQQEAGRQQRLQGHAWRQRQQQLLAGAARQRQAGPEDGRPRPPEQLRQQARYDAMDHDIVQGAEDQGIQEEEGGAYERDNHHQDEAEDDPENGREPQDHGPHEADPESEADRAAVEDINPADDPNNQGEDEFEEAEQVREENLPDENEEPKQSSQKQENGEMEEHLVMAGNPDQQEDNVDEQYQEEGEEEAQEDLTEEKKRELEHNAEETYGENEENADEKNNDGEEQEVRDDNRPKGREEPYEEEEEEEEDGVGAAEKSQRRAEM; encoded by the exons ttgtgTATGAACACAGATCAAGATTAGAGAAATCCTTGCAAAAGGAAAGACTTGAacataaaaaagcaaaggaag attttcttgTTTATAAGTTAGAAGCACAAGAAACACTAAATAAAGGAAGG CAAGATTCCAATAGTAGATACAGTGCGTTGAACGTGCAGCATCAGATGTTGAAA AGTCAACACGAAGAGCTGAAGAAGCAGCACAGCGACTTGGAGGAAGAGCACCGCAGACAAGGAGAAGACTTCAGTAGGACATTTAATGACCATAAGCAGAAATACCTGCAGCTACAGcaggagaaagaacaagaactTTCTAAGCTAAAAG AAACCGTGTACAAtttgagagaagaaaacagacaactAAGGAAAGCACACCAAGACATGCACACACAGCTTCAAGACGTCAAG ACGCAAGTTGCAGAGTATAAACAGTTGAAAGATACTCTGAATCGGATTCCAAGCCTTCGAAAGCCAGAACCAGCAGAGCAGCCGAATGTGACCCAGGTGACACATTCTCCACGAGGCGACAACACAGCCAGGGAGAACACAGCCGGAGAGCCACGGGAG GTGTCTCGAAATAGTGATGCGTGGCAGACACATGAAGCAGTTCCCAGGAGAACAGAAGAATCAAAACTTTACCCTCCCACCCAGAAGGAGGCAGACTTTCAGGCTCCAGCAGATCTGAACCAGCACGACGCGGAACCCCGAGAACCCGAGGAGCGGCAGGTGGAAGAGGAGCACAGAAAGGCCCTGGAAGAGGAAGCGATGGAGCAGGTCGGGCAGGCTGAGCATCTGGAGGAGGAACACGATCCATCTCCAGAGGAGCAGGATCGGGAATGGAAGGAACAGCATCGGGAATGGAAGGAACAGCATGAAGCCAGAGAAGAAGCCAACCTTCTAGGGGGTCACGCTCCGGCTGAG GTGCGTCCTTCGGCCGGGCCGGCCACCAGACTCCGACCGGCGTCCGAGGAGCAGCTGGAGCAGCGGccgagggagcagcaggaggccGGGCGCCAGCAGAGGCTGCAGGGCCACGCGTGgaggcagcggcagcagcagctcctggcCGGGGCGGCCCGGCAGAGGCAGGCGGGCCCCGAGGACGGGCGGCCGCGGCCCCCCGAGCAGCTCCG GCAGCAAGCTCGCTACGATGCTATGGATCATGATATCGTCCAGGGCGCGGAGGACCAGGGCAtccaagaagaggaaggaggtg CCTATGAGAGGGACAACCATCACCAAGATGAAGCAGAGGACGACCCAGAGAATGGACGTGAGCCTCAAGATCACGGGCCCCACGAAGCCGATCCGGAGTCTGAGGCAGAT AGGGCAGCTGTAGAGGATATAAACCCAGCAGATGACCCCAATAATCAAGGCGAAGATGAATTTGAGGAAGCTGAGCAAGTGAGAGAAGAAAATTTGCCAGATGAAAATGAAGAACCAAAGCAAAGCAGTCAAAAGCAAGAGAACGGAGAAATGGAGGAGCATTTAGTG ATGGCAGGAAACCCAGACCAGCAGGAGGATAATGTTGATGAGCAGtaccaggaagagggagaagaggag GCTCAGGAAGATTtgactgaagagaaaaaaagggaattgGAGCATAATGCTGAAGAGACCTatggggaaaatgaggaaaaC GCTGATGAAAAAAACAACGATGGCGAAGAACAAGAAGTTCGAGATGACAACCGCCCCAAAGGCCGAGAGGAACCctatgaggaggaggaggaggaagaagaagatgggGTTGGGGCTGCAGAGAAATCACAGCGAAGAGCGGAAATGTAG
- the GOLIM4 gene encoding Golgi integral membrane protein 4 isoform X4: MGNGMCSRKQKRIFQTLLLLTVVFGFLYGAMLYYELQTQLRKAEAVALKYQQHQESLSAQLQVVYEHRSRLEKSLQKERLEHKKAKEDFLVYKLEAQETLNKGRQDSNSRYSALNVQHQMLKSQHEELKKQHSDLEEEHRRQGEDFSRTFNDHKQKYLQLQQEKEQELSKLKETVYNLREENRQLRKAHQDMHTQLQDVKTQVAEYKQLKDTLNRIPSLRKPEPAEQPNVTQVTHSPRGDNTARENTAGEPREVSRNSDAWQTHEAVPRRTEESKLYPPTQKEADFQAPADLNQHDAEPREPEERQVEEEHRKALEEEAMEQVGQAEHLEEEHDPSPEEQDREWKEQHREWKEQHEAREEANLLGGHAPAEVRPSAGPATRLRPASEEQLEQRPREQQEAGRQQRLQGHAWRQRQQQLLAGAARQRQAGPEDGRPRPPEQLRQQARYDAMDHDIVQGAEDQGIQEEEGAYERDNHHQDEAEDDPENGREPQDHGPHEADPESEADRAAVEDINPADDPNNQGEDEFEEAEQVREENLPDENEEPKQSSQKQENGEMEEHLVMAGNPDQQEDNVDEQYQEEGEEEAQEDLTEEKKRELEHNAEETYGENEENADEKNNDGEEQEVRDDNRPKGREEPYEEEEEEEEDGVGAAEKSQRRAEM, from the exons ttgtgTATGAACACAGATCAAGATTAGAGAAATCCTTGCAAAAGGAAAGACTTGAacataaaaaagcaaaggaag attttcttgTTTATAAGTTAGAAGCACAAGAAACACTAAATAAAGGAAGG CAAGATTCCAATAGTAGATACAGTGCGTTGAACGTGCAGCATCAGATGTTGAAA AGTCAACACGAAGAGCTGAAGAAGCAGCACAGCGACTTGGAGGAAGAGCACCGCAGACAAGGAGAAGACTTCAGTAGGACATTTAATGACCATAAGCAGAAATACCTGCAGCTACAGcaggagaaagaacaagaactTTCTAAGCTAAAAG AAACCGTGTACAAtttgagagaagaaaacagacaactAAGGAAAGCACACCAAGACATGCACACACAGCTTCAAGACGTCAAG ACGCAAGTTGCAGAGTATAAACAGTTGAAAGATACTCTGAATCGGATTCCAAGCCTTCGAAAGCCAGAACCAGCAGAGCAGCCGAATGTGACCCAGGTGACACATTCTCCACGAGGCGACAACACAGCCAGGGAGAACACAGCCGGAGAGCCACGGGAG GTGTCTCGAAATAGTGATGCGTGGCAGACACATGAAGCAGTTCCCAGGAGAACAGAAGAATCAAAACTTTACCCTCCCACCCAGAAGGAGGCAGACTTTCAGGCTCCAGCAGATCTGAACCAGCACGACGCGGAACCCCGAGAACCCGAGGAGCGGCAGGTGGAAGAGGAGCACAGAAAGGCCCTGGAAGAGGAAGCGATGGAGCAGGTCGGGCAGGCTGAGCATCTGGAGGAGGAACACGATCCATCTCCAGAGGAGCAGGATCGGGAATGGAAGGAACAGCATCGGGAATGGAAGGAACAGCATGAAGCCAGAGAAGAAGCCAACCTTCTAGGGGGTCACGCTCCGGCTGAG GTGCGTCCTTCGGCCGGGCCGGCCACCAGACTCCGACCGGCGTCCGAGGAGCAGCTGGAGCAGCGGccgagggagcagcaggaggccGGGCGCCAGCAGAGGCTGCAGGGCCACGCGTGgaggcagcggcagcagcagctcctggcCGGGGCGGCCCGGCAGAGGCAGGCGGGCCCCGAGGACGGGCGGCCGCGGCCCCCCGAGCAGCTCCG GCAGCAAGCTCGCTACGATGCTATGGATCATGATATCGTCCAGGGCGCGGAGGACCAGGGCAtccaagaagaggaaggag CCTATGAGAGGGACAACCATCACCAAGATGAAGCAGAGGACGACCCAGAGAATGGACGTGAGCCTCAAGATCACGGGCCCCACGAAGCCGATCCGGAGTCTGAGGCAGAT AGGGCAGCTGTAGAGGATATAAACCCAGCAGATGACCCCAATAATCAAGGCGAAGATGAATTTGAGGAAGCTGAGCAAGTGAGAGAAGAAAATTTGCCAGATGAAAATGAAGAACCAAAGCAAAGCAGTCAAAAGCAAGAGAACGGAGAAATGGAGGAGCATTTAGTG ATGGCAGGAAACCCAGACCAGCAGGAGGATAATGTTGATGAGCAGtaccaggaagagggagaagaggag GCTCAGGAAGATTtgactgaagagaaaaaaagggaattgGAGCATAATGCTGAAGAGACCTatggggaaaatgaggaaaaC GCTGATGAAAAAAACAACGATGGCGAAGAACAAGAAGTTCGAGATGACAACCGCCCCAAAGGCCGAGAGGAACCctatgaggaggaggaggaggaagaagaagatgggGTTGGGGCTGCAGAGAAATCACAGCGAAGAGCGGAAATGTAG
- the GOLIM4 gene encoding Golgi integral membrane protein 4 isoform X1, with amino-acid sequence MGNGMCSRKQKRIFQTLLLLTVVFGFLYGAMLYYELQTQLRKAEAVALKYQQHQESLSAQLQVVYEHRSRLEKSLQKERLEHKKAKEDFLVYKLEAQETLNKGRQDSNSRYSALNVQHQMLKSQHEELKKQHSDLEEEHRRQGEDFSRTFNDHKQKYLQLQQEKEQELSKLKETVYNLREENRQLRKAHQDMHTQLQDVKQQHKNLLSEHEQLVVTLEDHKSALAAAQTQVAEYKQLKDTLNRIPSLRKPEPAEQPNVTQVTHSPRGDNTARENTAGEPREVSRNSDAWQTHEAVPRRTEESKLYPPTQKEADFQAPADLNQHDAEPREPEERQVEEEHRKALEEEAMEQVGQAEHLEEEHDPSPEEQDREWKEQHREWKEQHEAREEANLLGGHAPAEVRPSAGPATRLRPASEEQLEQRPREQQEAGRQQRLQGHAWRQRQQQLLAGAARQRQAGPEDGRPRPPEQLRQQARYDAMDHDIVQGAEDQGIQEEEGGAYERDNHHQDEAEDDPENGREPQDHGPHEADPESEADRAAVEDINPADDPNNQGEDEFEEAEQVREENLPDENEEPKQSSQKQENGEMEEHLVMAGNPDQQEDNVDEQYQEEGEEEAQEDLTEEKKRELEHNAEETYGENEENADEKNNDGEEQEVRDDNRPKGREEPYEEEEEEEEDGVGAAEKSQRRAEM; translated from the exons ttgtgTATGAACACAGATCAAGATTAGAGAAATCCTTGCAAAAGGAAAGACTTGAacataaaaaagcaaaggaag attttcttgTTTATAAGTTAGAAGCACAAGAAACACTAAATAAAGGAAGG CAAGATTCCAATAGTAGATACAGTGCGTTGAACGTGCAGCATCAGATGTTGAAA AGTCAACACGAAGAGCTGAAGAAGCAGCACAGCGACTTGGAGGAAGAGCACCGCAGACAAGGAGAAGACTTCAGTAGGACATTTAATGACCATAAGCAGAAATACCTGCAGCTACAGcaggagaaagaacaagaactTTCTAAGCTAAAAG AAACCGTGTACAAtttgagagaagaaaacagacaactAAGGAAAGCACACCAAGACATGCACACACAGCTTCAAGACGTCAAG CAACAGCATAAGAATTTACTCTCGGAGCATGAACAGCTTGTAGTGACTTTGGAAGACCACAAGAGTGCACTAGCGGCTGCACAG ACGCAAGTTGCAGAGTATAAACAGTTGAAAGATACTCTGAATCGGATTCCAAGCCTTCGAAAGCCAGAACCAGCAGAGCAGCCGAATGTGACCCAGGTGACACATTCTCCACGAGGCGACAACACAGCCAGGGAGAACACAGCCGGAGAGCCACGGGAG GTGTCTCGAAATAGTGATGCGTGGCAGACACATGAAGCAGTTCCCAGGAGAACAGAAGAATCAAAACTTTACCCTCCCACCCAGAAGGAGGCAGACTTTCAGGCTCCAGCAGATCTGAACCAGCACGACGCGGAACCCCGAGAACCCGAGGAGCGGCAGGTGGAAGAGGAGCACAGAAAGGCCCTGGAAGAGGAAGCGATGGAGCAGGTCGGGCAGGCTGAGCATCTGGAGGAGGAACACGATCCATCTCCAGAGGAGCAGGATCGGGAATGGAAGGAACAGCATCGGGAATGGAAGGAACAGCATGAAGCCAGAGAAGAAGCCAACCTTCTAGGGGGTCACGCTCCGGCTGAG GTGCGTCCTTCGGCCGGGCCGGCCACCAGACTCCGACCGGCGTCCGAGGAGCAGCTGGAGCAGCGGccgagggagcagcaggaggccGGGCGCCAGCAGAGGCTGCAGGGCCACGCGTGgaggcagcggcagcagcagctcctggcCGGGGCGGCCCGGCAGAGGCAGGCGGGCCCCGAGGACGGGCGGCCGCGGCCCCCCGAGCAGCTCCG GCAGCAAGCTCGCTACGATGCTATGGATCATGATATCGTCCAGGGCGCGGAGGACCAGGGCAtccaagaagaggaaggaggtg CCTATGAGAGGGACAACCATCACCAAGATGAAGCAGAGGACGACCCAGAGAATGGACGTGAGCCTCAAGATCACGGGCCCCACGAAGCCGATCCGGAGTCTGAGGCAGAT AGGGCAGCTGTAGAGGATATAAACCCAGCAGATGACCCCAATAATCAAGGCGAAGATGAATTTGAGGAAGCTGAGCAAGTGAGAGAAGAAAATTTGCCAGATGAAAATGAAGAACCAAAGCAAAGCAGTCAAAAGCAAGAGAACGGAGAAATGGAGGAGCATTTAGTG ATGGCAGGAAACCCAGACCAGCAGGAGGATAATGTTGATGAGCAGtaccaggaagagggagaagaggag GCTCAGGAAGATTtgactgaagagaaaaaaagggaattgGAGCATAATGCTGAAGAGACCTatggggaaaatgaggaaaaC GCTGATGAAAAAAACAACGATGGCGAAGAACAAGAAGTTCGAGATGACAACCGCCCCAAAGGCCGAGAGGAACCctatgaggaggaggaggaggaagaagaagatgggGTTGGGGCTGCAGAGAAATCACAGCGAAGAGCGGAAATGTAG